A stretch of Myxococcus hansupus DNA encodes these proteins:
- a CDS encoding type III-B CRISPR module-associated protein Cmr5 — MTARTREQQRALEVYARVRAVPSGLCAEYKPRVNGLGAAVLRDGLAAALSFLERERAKNEAARQLLKDLAFCLSHARLPGLTKPGLSDESLPEEVRRLELSEYMLATRESLRLLIWFRRAVQATFPAEVPGDA, encoded by the coding sequence ATGACGGCCCGGACGCGCGAGCAGCAGCGCGCGCTGGAGGTCTACGCGCGGGTCCGCGCGGTGCCCTCCGGCTTGTGCGCGGAGTACAAGCCCCGGGTGAACGGCCTGGGCGCGGCGGTGCTGCGCGACGGACTGGCGGCGGCGCTCTCCTTCCTGGAGCGTGAGCGCGCCAAGAACGAGGCCGCGAGGCAGTTGCTGAAGGACCTGGCCTTCTGTCTGTCCCATGCGCGGCTGCCTGGGCTGACGAAGCCGGGCTTGAGTGATGAGAGCCTGCCGGAAGAGGTGCGGCGACTGGAGTTGAGTGAGTACATGCTGGCCACGCGCGAGTCGCTGCGGCTGCTGATCTGGTTCCGCCGCGCGGTGCAGGCCACGTTCCCCGCGGAGGTGCCTGGTGACGCGTGA
- a CDS encoding DUF2381 family protein: MLQPFRLALVLALVSGAAAANEQAPGARVRRERAVTVARTPAEPLPVVHVSGDTPTVFLFNSPIQKRTLSFDASRLRVLDAGERSFIVQPVAHLGDGERQEIGVFFADGQQPARAAFVLMIHSAEVDSRIDVQRPEPPNTACQPTAHAPTPKPEDFVLLGYVDAQGVTASSRKGKRVMMQGLNLDEFVAYRGTGWILADMRIVNGTTHPAWTPREATFVGRDGVSLRARLVTENSGAILPGKDGRILAVVDVPKTSSDLVFTLEVRGNGDRRLTIPDVRFPEPVAEEAP, translated from the coding sequence TTGCTCCAACCTTTCAGATTGGCCCTCGTGCTCGCGCTCGTCTCGGGCGCCGCTGCGGCGAATGAGCAGGCACCGGGGGCGCGCGTCAGGCGGGAGCGCGCCGTCACCGTCGCCCGTACGCCCGCGGAGCCGCTGCCCGTCGTCCACGTCTCGGGGGACACGCCGACCGTCTTCCTGTTCAATTCGCCCATCCAGAAGAGGACGCTGTCCTTTGATGCGTCCCGGCTGCGTGTCCTGGATGCGGGCGAGCGCTCCTTCATCGTTCAACCCGTGGCCCACCTGGGCGACGGGGAGCGGCAGGAAATCGGGGTCTTCTTCGCCGATGGCCAGCAGCCGGCTCGGGCCGCCTTCGTGCTCATGATCCATTCGGCCGAAGTGGACTCCCGAATCGACGTGCAACGTCCGGAGCCACCGAACACGGCCTGCCAGCCCACGGCCCACGCGCCGACGCCGAAGCCGGAAGACTTCGTGCTGCTCGGCTACGTGGACGCGCAGGGTGTCACGGCATCAAGCCGCAAAGGCAAGCGTGTGATGATGCAGGGGCTCAACCTGGACGAGTTCGTCGCCTATCGGGGCACGGGTTGGATTCTGGCGGACATGAGAATCGTGAACGGCACCACGCACCCAGCCTGGACACCCCGAGAAGCGACCTTCGTGGGTCGAGACGGTGTGTCCCTGCGGGCGCGGCTCGTCACGGAGAATTCAGGGGCAATCCTTCCGGGGAAGGATGGGCGCATTCTGGCGGTCGTGGACGTGCCCAAGACATCATCAGACCTGGTCTTCACCCTGGAGGTGCGTGGGAATGGGGACCGTCGACTCACGATTCCAGACGTGCGCTTTCCGGAGCCCGTCGCGGAGGAGGCACCATGA
- the cas6 gene encoding type I-MYXAN CRISPR-associated protein Cas6/Cmx6, giving the protein MTSFDLLFPVRGGPVPLDHGYVLFSSLCARVPELHGRTDLGVFTLRGERAEGASLHLGRGTLRLRCSPELVPHLLPLTSAPLNVAGREVVLGSPVVRALEPASSLNARVVTFKHALDAASFLRGVSRSLQELECEARPVLGRRRVVCIQGRRVVGYALELQGLSKEDSLRVQARGMGGRRHMGCGLFLPPRPAVRGVVPLREGLATAA; this is encoded by the coding sequence GTGACGTCTTTCGACCTGCTCTTTCCCGTGCGAGGTGGGCCCGTGCCGTTGGACCACGGATACGTGCTCTTCTCGTCGCTGTGTGCCCGGGTGCCCGAGTTGCACGGGCGGACGGACCTGGGGGTGTTCACCCTTCGGGGCGAGCGCGCCGAGGGAGCGTCGCTGCACCTGGGACGGGGCACGCTGCGCCTGCGTTGCTCACCGGAGCTGGTGCCGCACCTCCTTCCGCTGACCTCCGCGCCGCTGAACGTCGCCGGGCGCGAGGTGGTGCTCGGTTCGCCGGTGGTTCGCGCGCTGGAGCCAGCGTCTTCGCTGAATGCGCGGGTCGTGACCTTCAAGCATGCGCTCGACGCGGCCTCCTTCCTGCGGGGTGTCTCCCGTTCGCTCCAGGAGTTGGAATGTGAAGCGCGGCCGGTGCTGGGCCGCAGGCGGGTGGTGTGCATCCAGGGGCGGCGGGTGGTGGGGTATGCCCTTGAACTGCAGGGCCTGTCGAAAGAGGACTCGCTGCGTGTCCAGGCGCGAGGGATGGGCGGACGTCGCCACATGGGTTGCGGCCTGTTCCTTCCGCCTCGCCCCGCGGTACGAGGCGTCGTCCCGCTTCGTGAGGGGCTCGCGACCGCCGCGTGA
- the cmr6 gene encoding type III-B CRISPR module RAMP protein Cmr6: MTRDAQTPVETMRVALRPLAGRVEEGAHAGLLYERYAPAKVHGKDPKTDPWEQWLSGLETHPEPKGYAVAYKRWEESLRQSYTVTFRARADSRLLVGHGNASPTGVGLTLHHTWGVPVVPGSSLKGVLAGYLRAVYGDDAADARRRLFGVPGEDGAQAHAGEVIFHDAQWVPHPRESEGQKPPAFLARDVLTVHHAGWYGGSSEWPNDYESPNPVAFLTVRPGGCFLVALSLAPGMEADPQAEAFLSWTARRLDEALRHWGVGGKTAAGYGRLVRQGNFDIRSPRRPMLASPVLTEFLAWVDARREDKTPKRQVLTSFEEMWLPRLMTLAPAARDEGAAGLRKLINKHPKLETVMDNLIARMMGTGGSP; the protein is encoded by the coding sequence GTGACGCGTGACGCTCAGACGCCGGTGGAGACCATGCGCGTCGCCTTGCGACCGCTCGCGGGAAGGGTGGAAGAGGGCGCTCACGCCGGGCTCCTGTACGAGCGGTACGCGCCAGCGAAGGTGCATGGCAAGGACCCGAAGACCGACCCGTGGGAGCAGTGGTTGTCCGGGTTGGAGACGCACCCCGAGCCCAAGGGATACGCCGTCGCCTACAAGCGCTGGGAGGAGTCGCTCCGTCAGTCGTACACGGTGACCTTCCGGGCGCGTGCCGACAGCCGCCTGTTGGTGGGGCATGGCAATGCCTCACCGACTGGCGTGGGGCTGACGCTGCACCACACGTGGGGCGTGCCCGTGGTGCCGGGCTCATCACTGAAGGGCGTGCTCGCCGGCTACCTGCGCGCGGTGTACGGCGATGACGCGGCGGATGCGCGGCGCCGACTCTTCGGTGTACCCGGGGAGGATGGCGCGCAGGCCCATGCGGGCGAGGTCATCTTCCACGACGCGCAGTGGGTGCCGCATCCTCGCGAGTCCGAGGGGCAGAAGCCGCCAGCGTTCCTGGCCCGCGACGTGCTCACGGTCCACCACGCGGGTTGGTATGGTGGTTCGTCCGAATGGCCGAACGATTATGAGTCGCCCAATCCCGTGGCCTTCTTGACGGTTCGGCCTGGGGGCTGCTTCCTCGTCGCGTTGAGCCTGGCGCCGGGAATGGAGGCGGACCCCCAGGCGGAAGCGTTCTTGTCCTGGACCGCAAGGCGATTGGACGAAGCGCTGCGGCACTGGGGCGTGGGGGGCAAGACGGCGGCGGGGTACGGCCGGTTGGTCAGGCAAGGGAACTTCGACATCCGTTCTCCCCGGCGTCCGATGCTCGCGTCGCCCGTGCTGACAGAGTTCCTGGCGTGGGTGGATGCGCGTCGTGAAGACAAGACGCCCAAGCGGCAGGTCCTGACGTCCTTTGAGGAGATGTGGCTGCCACGGCTGATGACGCTCGCTCCGGCGGCGCGTGATGAGGGCGCGGCGGGCCTTCGAAAGCTGATCAACAAGCACCCGAAGCTCGAGACGGTGATGGACAACTTGATTGCCCGGATGATGGGTACGGGAGGTTCTCCGTGA
- a CDS encoding type III-B CRISPR module-associated protein Cmr3 translates to MSDACFALLPRDGLSAKDGRGWYTSEVGRGYSLPWPLPTTVRGALRAAWGHDVMAATGITLSPASWEHRSEQVGLQRFIALRRALGESFTRAHRMWPVPADAVRVLDERGAECLVRLEPHPGGSRTLGPDEDDAREALWHPRRSASGKPLTSPLFWPESRMMAWLSGAPVSPMPEQEGLSQRTDIHLAIDVETQASQDSMLHSREVVEMLRAQRQAGGFAVEEWALGLSCVWPDPASGLPRGPVGLGGRRRLSSVERLDVALFAMPDALAQRTRGLRLVLATPAEFQRGWLPDGFERVAGAPPRYVGRLPCVDAPVVLRAALVPRALEVSGWDMVLRRPRPTRRWVPAGAVYFFEKHGGGDFTAEELRALWLASWGSGHAEALGQVLPGVWQPPHHGQGA, encoded by the coding sequence ATGAGTGACGCGTGCTTCGCGCTGCTGCCGCGCGACGGCCTGTCGGCCAAGGATGGCCGGGGCTGGTACACCTCGGAAGTGGGGCGCGGGTACTCCCTGCCGTGGCCCCTGCCCACCACGGTGCGAGGCGCCCTTCGCGCGGCCTGGGGCCACGACGTCATGGCGGCCACGGGCATCACCTTGTCCCCAGCGTCGTGGGAGCACCGCTCGGAGCAGGTGGGGCTCCAGCGCTTTATCGCGCTGCGCCGCGCCCTGGGGGAGTCGTTCACGCGCGCCCACCGGATGTGGCCCGTTCCCGCCGACGCGGTGCGTGTCCTCGACGAACGGGGCGCGGAGTGTCTGGTCCGGCTGGAGCCGCACCCAGGTGGTTCCAGGACGCTGGGGCCGGATGAAGACGACGCCCGGGAGGCGCTGTGGCATCCGCGCCGGAGCGCGAGCGGCAAGCCGCTGACCTCGCCCCTGTTCTGGCCGGAGTCCCGGATGATGGCGTGGCTGAGCGGCGCGCCGGTCTCCCCCATGCCGGAGCAGGAGGGGTTGTCTCAGCGTACGGACATCCACCTGGCCATCGACGTGGAGACGCAGGCGTCGCAGGACTCCATGCTTCACTCCCGCGAGGTGGTCGAGATGCTCCGCGCCCAGCGGCAGGCAGGAGGCTTCGCCGTGGAGGAGTGGGCGCTCGGCCTTTCCTGTGTGTGGCCGGATCCGGCCAGCGGGCTGCCGCGAGGCCCGGTGGGCCTGGGTGGGCGGCGGCGTCTCTCATCCGTGGAGCGGCTGGACGTGGCGCTCTTCGCCATGCCGGATGCGCTGGCCCAGAGGACGCGAGGCTTGCGTCTGGTGCTGGCCACGCCCGCGGAGTTCCAGCGCGGCTGGCTGCCGGACGGCTTCGAGCGCGTGGCCGGGGCGCCGCCTCGCTACGTGGGCCGGTTGCCCTGCGTCGACGCGCCCGTGGTGCTGCGGGCCGCGTTGGTGCCGCGTGCATTGGAAGTGTCAGGCTGGGACATGGTGCTGCGGCGGCCCCGTCCCACGCGGCGCTGGGTGCCTGCCGGCGCCGTCTACTTCTTCGAGAAGCACGGCGGTGGGGACTTCACCGCCGAAGAGCTGCGCGCGCTGTGGCTGGCCTCCTGGGGCAGCGGCCACGCGGAGGCGCTGGGGCAGGTGCTGCCCGGCGTTTGGCAACCGCCCCATCACGGACAAGGAGCCTGA
- a CDS encoding VWA domain-containing protein encodes MLDGRFPPPGTWPPPEIAAPARLAAESLGFLRFCKGQPELVDAFLRDVLVSFTRQASEVRAEIATRLRTLEQLERKRLEKQESQAVTRGPRKRKATHIDEVMLARLRQQAEREASQRTVTEDAELIARWGERTREWAAISDVFGDLGELMGRGWDLSLGVLKHTGWTDLVRLRELVRQLLQFADIVRTLGRWHASEAEATLAETVFLPMRRLEEERREVWTPHVPAEMRGVERSGELARMLPVEAVNLGHPKLRFLWHARRAERALLSYRVEGLEVERTLVERESEEAVEQRRPRPQRGPIIAVMDTSGSMHGLPERVGKALVLEALRTAHAEKRRCFLYTYSGPGQVLEHELSLTEEGVGRLLSFLGQSFGGGNDEASVMARVVQRLEEKDWRRADVLFVSDGEWPAPPHLSQMVEKAREAGTRFHGVQIGNRGRTGLHAICEPVHVFQDWAAAGGW; translated from the coding sequence TTGCTCGACGGCCGCTTCCCACCCCCCGGGACGTGGCCGCCGCCGGAAATCGCCGCCCCCGCGCGGCTTGCCGCCGAGTCGCTGGGCTTCTTGCGCTTTTGCAAGGGCCAGCCCGAGTTGGTGGATGCCTTTCTGCGGGACGTGCTCGTCTCGTTCACGCGTCAGGCGTCCGAGGTCCGAGCCGAGATCGCGACGCGTCTGCGCACGTTGGAGCAACTCGAACGCAAGCGCTTGGAGAAACAGGAATCCCAAGCCGTGACACGAGGGCCGCGGAAGAGAAAGGCCACGCACATCGACGAGGTCATGCTCGCGCGTCTGCGCCAACAGGCCGAGCGAGAGGCCTCCCAGCGGACTGTGACGGAGGACGCTGAACTCATCGCGAGATGGGGAGAGCGGACGCGTGAATGGGCGGCGATCTCGGACGTTTTCGGTGACCTGGGCGAGTTGATGGGGCGAGGCTGGGACCTGAGCCTCGGCGTTTTGAAACACACCGGTTGGACAGACCTCGTGCGTCTGCGTGAACTCGTCAGGCAATTGCTGCAGTTCGCAGATATCGTGCGGACTCTCGGGCGATGGCACGCGAGCGAGGCCGAAGCGACCCTCGCGGAGACGGTTTTCCTCCCCATGCGACGGCTCGAGGAGGAGCGCCGCGAGGTTTGGACGCCACACGTTCCGGCAGAGATGCGGGGCGTCGAACGGAGTGGTGAACTCGCGAGGATGTTGCCTGTGGAGGCGGTCAACCTCGGACACCCCAAGCTCCGCTTTTTGTGGCATGCGCGCCGAGCGGAGCGCGCGCTGCTCTCGTATCGCGTTGAAGGCCTCGAAGTGGAGCGCACGCTCGTCGAGCGCGAAAGCGAAGAGGCCGTCGAGCAACGAAGACCCCGCCCGCAGCGAGGTCCCATCATCGCCGTGATGGATACGTCCGGCTCGATGCACGGCCTGCCGGAGCGAGTAGGGAAGGCCCTGGTGTTGGAGGCACTTCGGACCGCGCACGCGGAGAAGCGCCGATGCTTCCTCTACACCTACAGCGGACCGGGGCAGGTGCTGGAGCACGAGCTCTCGCTGACGGAGGAGGGCGTTGGACGGCTGCTGTCGTTCCTCGGCCAATCCTTCGGAGGCGGCAACGACGAGGCCAGCGTCATGGCGAGGGTGGTTCAACGCCTTGAGGAGAAGGACTGGAGACGGGCGGACGTGCTGTTTGTCAGCGACGGCGAGTGGCCTGCACCGCCCCACCTCAGCCAGATGGTCGAGAAGGCGCGCGAGGCGGGAACCCGGTTTCACGGCGTCCAGATTGGCAACAGGGGCCGCACCGGTCTTCACGCCATCTGTGAGCCGGTCCACGTCTTCCAGGACTGGGCGGCCGCTGGGGGCTGGTAG
- a CDS encoding serine/threonine protein kinase, which yields MNATMLHVPPGSLIDGWQVSKPLGDGGFAFVFLGEKNGRHRAIKVAQHRESSGDPKQTHARTLRELTALLMLDHPHIVRPQGYGLAESGNLYLALDYVDGWTLAEWAERKHPTVREIVAVFEKLAGALSYMHGRGILHRDLKLSNVLIRKSDGEPVIIDFSCATYALAEHLTDGGLPPGTDRYRAPEQFKFLREHKDEHRARYAFQVTDEIFAVGVMLHELLTDPRPTELRPRFDLNSHTLRPPPPRLVNARVPAVLSDLVEHILARDPRTRPVDTEALCRELADLRAERSAEYDVPAHPPAEQRRGGPPPAALAIPSKPQPMEREVARMERPLRAGRWLAGLACIVALVMAAALWRAPGHVPSESRQATAPPLPAATPHSPPSRIAPPAMTPDSASTVTVPGPAIAAAPKEGFTLKTPVPEVSPSARALRPPKKSVAAVQCASLSLVAALAAGCPGAQIRPEAFTCPAGAEEAMREQLHWEYRAGFSLHLDHSQEQFDGVWFTPGAEVVSVAPEVNDHRQREVVPAGTRFYGKAYYLSDKMGRADGPALVIRYDRVKLPGQAEYPICFVHEGTVEEFKDGRVKASNRGRGYVVHRWP from the coding sequence ATGAACGCGACGATGCTCCACGTTCCGCCCGGTTCGTTGATTGACGGATGGCAGGTCTCCAAGCCACTCGGGGACGGAGGCTTTGCGTTCGTCTTCCTCGGCGAAAAGAATGGCAGGCACCGGGCCATCAAGGTGGCTCAGCACCGGGAGTCCAGCGGCGACCCCAAGCAGACGCATGCGCGGACGCTGCGGGAGTTGACGGCGCTGCTCATGCTGGACCATCCCCACATCGTCCGGCCGCAAGGATATGGGCTCGCGGAGAGTGGGAACCTCTACCTCGCGCTCGACTACGTGGACGGATGGACGCTCGCGGAGTGGGCGGAGCGCAAGCACCCCACCGTCCGCGAAATCGTCGCCGTCTTCGAGAAGCTCGCCGGTGCACTGTCGTACATGCACGGCCGGGGCATCCTGCACCGGGACTTGAAGCTGTCCAACGTCCTCATCCGCAAGAGCGACGGCGAGCCCGTCATCATCGACTTCAGTTGCGCGACCTATGCGCTCGCCGAACACCTGACGGACGGGGGCCTGCCTCCGGGCACGGACCGCTATCGCGCGCCCGAGCAGTTCAAGTTCCTGCGCGAGCACAAGGACGAGCACCGGGCCCGCTACGCGTTCCAGGTCACCGACGAAATCTTCGCCGTCGGCGTCATGCTCCATGAGCTGCTGACCGACCCACGCCCGACGGAGCTTCGTCCGCGCTTCGACTTGAACAGCCACACCCTCCGACCGCCGCCCCCTCGACTGGTGAATGCGCGGGTGCCAGCGGTGCTGAGCGACCTCGTCGAGCACATCCTGGCCAGAGACCCGAGGACGCGTCCGGTCGACACCGAGGCGCTGTGCCGCGAGCTGGCGGACCTCCGCGCCGAGCGCTCCGCTGAGTATGACGTGCCGGCCCATCCACCCGCGGAGCAGCGGCGCGGAGGGCCACCACCCGCGGCGCTGGCGATACCCTCCAAGCCGCAACCCATGGAGCGGGAGGTGGCTCGGATGGAGCGACCGCTTCGCGCGGGCAGGTGGCTCGCGGGCCTCGCCTGCATCGTCGCGCTCGTCATGGCCGCGGCCCTCTGGCGCGCGCCAGGGCACGTTCCCTCCGAGTCGCGTCAGGCCACGGCCCCACCCCTGCCTGCCGCCACACCCCATTCCCCACCGTCCCGGATAGCACCTCCTGCTATGACACCTGACAGCGCTTCGACCGTGACAGTCCCGGGGCCCGCCATCGCCGCTGCACCGAAGGAAGGATTCACCTTGAAGACCCCCGTCCCAGAAGTCTCGCCCTCAGCACGTGCGCTCCGCCCGCCGAAGAAGTCCGTTGCCGCCGTCCAGTGCGCGTCGCTGTCGCTGGTCGCTGCGCTGGCGGCGGGGTGTCCGGGGGCCCAGATACGGCCCGAGGCCTTCACGTGCCCGGCTGGGGCGGAGGAGGCCATGCGGGAGCAGCTTCATTGGGAATATAGGGCTGGTTTCTCCCTCCACCTCGATCACAGCCAAGAGCAGTTTGATGGTGTGTGGTTCACCCCTGGTGCTGAGGTGGTGTCGGTTGCCCCTGAAGTCAACGATCACCGGCAGCGTGAGGTCGTCCCCGCCGGAACGCGCTTCTACGGCAAGGCGTACTACCTCTCCGACAAGATGGGGCGCGCGGATGGGCCGGCGCTCGTCATCCGGTACGACCGCGTGAAGCTCCCGGGGCAGGCGGAGTACCCTATCTGCTTCGTCCACGAGGGGACCGTCGAGGAGTTCAAGGACGGCAGGGTGAAGGCGTCCAATCGCGGGCGCGGATACGTTGTTCACCGCTGGCCCTGA
- the cmr4 gene encoding type III-B CRISPR module RAMP protein Cmr4: protein MESRPYLLHALSPLHVGTGQSVGVIDLPLARMKATGIPFVPGSSLKGVLRELLRPREEAGDAKNLHDAVFGPRRLTAGPAGDEPGDYAGALVVGDARLLALPVRSFVGTFALVTSPLLLALARRDLGETAGAWPKVEPLGKLGARVASVKGNSVVYGAGTPSARVYLEDLDLPVEPKDDAALAAWAQGLCGLLPEPERDLLAERLVLVDDETMSFLWETATQVDTRVSIDPVTGTAAPGQLWTEESLPAETLLVGVLGATGTFNKAPRKLTADEVLGEALGGEGTVLQLGGKATVGRGRCRLLGWTMASTRGGR from the coding sequence ATGGAGAGCCGACCCTATCTGCTTCACGCGCTGTCACCGCTGCACGTGGGCACCGGACAGAGCGTGGGCGTCATCGACTTGCCCCTGGCGCGAATGAAGGCCACGGGCATCCCCTTCGTCCCGGGCTCGTCGCTCAAGGGCGTGCTGCGCGAGCTGCTGCGGCCTCGCGAGGAGGCGGGCGACGCGAAGAATCTGCACGACGCCGTCTTCGGACCTCGGCGCCTGACGGCGGGCCCCGCAGGTGATGAACCTGGGGACTACGCGGGCGCGCTGGTGGTGGGCGACGCGCGGCTGCTCGCCCTGCCGGTGCGCAGCTTCGTGGGCACCTTCGCGCTGGTGACGTCGCCCCTGTTGCTCGCGCTGGCACGCCGGGACCTGGGCGAGACGGCGGGGGCGTGGCCCAAGGTCGAGCCTTTGGGCAAGCTCGGCGCGCGTGTGGCCTCCGTGAAGGGCAACTCCGTCGTGTATGGCGCCGGGACGCCGTCGGCCCGGGTGTACCTGGAGGACCTGGACCTCCCCGTCGAGCCGAAGGACGACGCGGCCCTGGCCGCCTGGGCCCAGGGACTGTGCGGGTTGCTGCCGGAGCCGGAGCGCGACCTGCTGGCGGAGCGGCTGGTGCTGGTGGACGACGAGACGATGTCCTTCCTCTGGGAGACGGCCACGCAGGTGGACACGCGCGTGAGCATCGACCCGGTGACGGGCACCGCCGCGCCTGGGCAGCTCTGGACGGAGGAGAGTCTTCCCGCGGAGACGCTGCTGGTGGGCGTGCTGGGCGCCACGGGCACCTTCAACAAGGCCCCGCGCAAGTTGACGGCGGACGAGGTGCTGGGCGAGGCGCTCGGTGGCGAGGGCACGGTGCTGCAACTGGGCGGCAAGGCCACCGTGGGACGCGGCCGGTGCCGGCTGCTGGGCTGGACGATGGCGAGCACGCGAGGTGGCCGATGA
- a CDS encoding AAA family ATPase has protein sequence MSEALKESPPDLAARLKTLRDGLLTGLVERDVPVRLALLATLAGEHLLLVGPPGTAKSLVARRLHQAFASTTYFERLLTRFTVPEELFGPLSIKGLEEDRYERLTEAYLPKASIAFLDEIFKANSAILNALLTLLNEREFDNGTRRESTPLIAVVGASNELPECEELDALFDRFLLRCHVGPVSKSGFPALLGLRGDVAAEVATHLRLSAEDLSAVQQAASAVAVPDDVVALLSELRDWCTAEKLQVSDRRWRKVVKLLQTAALTNGRNRVSIWDCWLLQHCLWNEPEQRAKVYDWYAARAGASAAMDPSRLTRIVVSWEARLKQDQDSRSQVRDAAGTLLFKDSTGKPTTNNAHTEQARRGKDLLFLAPDGARTVDPNYYRDRGEIRDRANAGQGFTLAELNPLYVQDRHYGWREFKHWSNRDAYVADKSNWHMDALPLPPLVEPTRQKPAHVEACLKELGTVRQQVETYKEQLLAHIASLDADIRTHLWVTDDFAEPAARSLGATRRVVETLLGRIEKLRQGFEMLPREQDVGGASVEKGP, from the coding sequence ATGTCCGAAGCCCTGAAAGAGTCACCGCCCGACCTCGCCGCTCGCCTCAAGACCCTCCGAGATGGTCTGCTGACCGGGCTCGTCGAACGAGACGTGCCAGTTCGCCTCGCGCTGCTCGCCACCCTGGCGGGTGAGCACCTCTTGCTGGTCGGCCCGCCAGGGACGGCGAAGAGCCTGGTCGCGAGGCGCCTGCATCAGGCCTTCGCGTCGACCACCTACTTCGAGCGACTGTTGACGCGGTTCACGGTGCCGGAGGAACTTTTTGGTCCCCTGTCCATCAAGGGACTGGAAGAGGACCGGTACGAACGCCTCACGGAGGCCTACCTCCCCAAGGCGTCCATTGCCTTCCTCGATGAAATCTTCAAGGCGAACAGCGCGATCCTCAACGCGCTCCTCACGTTGCTCAACGAGCGCGAGTTCGACAACGGGACCCGCCGCGAGTCCACTCCGCTGATCGCCGTGGTGGGCGCGAGCAACGAGCTTCCGGAATGCGAGGAGCTCGACGCGCTCTTCGACCGGTTCCTGCTGCGGTGTCACGTCGGGCCGGTATCGAAGTCAGGGTTCCCCGCCTTGCTGGGGCTCCGGGGCGACGTGGCCGCGGAGGTCGCCACGCACCTCCGGTTGAGCGCCGAGGACCTGAGCGCGGTTCAACAAGCGGCGTCGGCGGTGGCCGTCCCGGATGACGTGGTGGCGTTGCTCTCGGAGCTGCGCGACTGGTGTACGGCCGAGAAGCTCCAGGTGTCGGACCGCCGCTGGCGGAAGGTCGTGAAGCTCCTCCAGACGGCGGCGCTCACGAACGGCAGGAACCGGGTGTCCATCTGGGATTGCTGGTTGCTTCAGCACTGCCTTTGGAACGAGCCCGAGCAGCGCGCCAAGGTCTACGACTGGTACGCGGCGAGGGCCGGAGCGAGCGCGGCGATGGACCCGTCCAGACTCACCCGCATCGTGGTGTCTTGGGAGGCCCGGCTCAAGCAGGACCAGGACAGCCGCTCCCAAGTGCGCGACGCAGCGGGGACCCTCTTGTTCAAGGATTCGACGGGAAAGCCCACGACGAACAACGCCCACACGGAGCAGGCCCGGCGTGGGAAGGACCTGTTGTTCCTTGCTCCCGATGGTGCTCGAACCGTGGACCCCAACTACTACAGGGACAGAGGAGAGATTCGAGACCGTGCCAACGCAGGGCAAGGCTTTACACTTGCCGAGCTGAACCCTCTGTATGTCCAAGACCGGCATTATGGCTGGCGAGAGTTCAAACACTGGTCGAACCGTGACGCCTACGTCGCGGACAAATCGAATTGGCACATGGACGCGTTGCCCCTTCCTCCCCTCGTGGAGCCAACGCGCCAGAAGCCGGCCCATGTCGAGGCCTGTCTCAAGGAACTCGGAACAGTCCGGCAGCAGGTCGAAACCTACAAGGAGCAGTTGCTCGCCCACATCGCCAGCCTGGACGCGGACATCCGTACGCACCTCTGGGTGACCGACGACTTCGCCGAGCCCGCGGCGCGAAGCCTGGGCGCCACGCGGCGTGTGGTCGAAACCCTGCTGGGGCGCATCGAGAAACTGCGTCAAGGCTTCGAGATGCTTCCACGCGAGCAAGACGTCGGTGGCGCCTCCGTGGAGAAAGGTCCATGA